The sequence AGCCGGAGCCCGGCCTCCTCGAGCATGGTCTCCGCCGAGGCCCGGGTGAACTTGTAGGAGTTCTCGGTCCAGATGGTCTCTTCCGGCGATACACGGATCCTCAGACCCAGGCGGCGAAGATTCACCTCCTGAGTCGAGTCCGGGACGAGGTGCATCTCGATGCGGGCCTCGCCCTCGTTGTAGAAGGCGAGGTGCCGGAAGGCCCCGGGATGGAAGTCAGCCTCCACCCCGCGGTTGACGACCTCGAGAATGTTCCGGTTGAATTCCGCGGTGACGCCGCTCGCGTCGTTGTAGGCGGCTTCGAGCACCTTGACGTCCTTGACCAAATCGAGGCCGAGGAGGAATCGGTCCTCCTTCGCCTGAAGGAGAGCGCAAACCTGGAGGAGAAAGTGCCGCCGGGAAGAAGGCTCGAGATTGCCAATCGTGCTGCCGAGAAAGAGCACGAGTCGGCGGCCCACCGGAGGCGGCACATGAGAGAGGTGTAGCTCGAAATCGCCCACGAGGGCGCTCAC is a genomic window of Candidatus Methylomirabilota bacterium containing:
- the egtD gene encoding L-histidine N(alpha)-methyltransferase encodes the protein MRYRAYAYTDEADRSRTLAEDVRRGLTASPKSLPPKYFYDAIGARLFEDITRLPEYYLTRTEAAILEKLAPGLMGELAPRDIVELGPGSAAKTRRLLDARNGLEGTVRYVPVDVDEPTVQASAARLIADYPFLHVSALVGDFELHLSHVPPPVGRRLVLFLGSTIGNLEPSSRRHFLLQVCALLQAKEDRFLLGLDLVKDVKVLEAAYNDASGVTAEFNRNILEVVNRGVEADFHPGAFRHLAFYNEGEARIEMHLVPDSTQEVNLRRLGLRIRVSPEETIWTENSYKFTRASAETMLEEAGLRLEGWHVDPDRYFALAVAAPA